Sequence from the Pelorhabdus rhamnosifermentans genome:
GACACCGTAGTAATTACAGTTACTGGCGAAGATGTAACGGCTGCTGCATTGGCTTCACAACAAGCAGCGGCAGCATCAGCAACAGCAGCAAAAACATCTGAGACTAACTCTAAAATTAGCGAGACTAATTCTAAAACTTCTGAAAGTAACGCTCTAATTTATGCCAATCAAGCAGCGGAAAGCCAAGTAACAGCCGCTTCGTCTGCAAATGCCGCTAATCTTGCAGCACAAGCACAATCCGACTTAAATTTTGCAACTTGTGCATTGATGAATGCTGATTTAGCACATGCCGCAGGAATTAAAGCACTAATTTATGCAGACAAGTATGTAGCAGGAAAAAACTCTTATACTATCTCATCTAATTTTGTAGCTGGCGACACAGTAGCATTTGATGGAATTACTTTTACGGCTGTAGCTTCTAGTGCCGTAGGAAATCAATTTGTTGTAGGTTCTGATACAACTACATCAGCGACAAACTTAACGGCTGTGATGAATGCTAACACTACGATTAATACCCTATTTACTGCCACATCAAGTACAAACATAATTACTATTACTGATACTGCATTAGGTGGAGGAAATACCCCGGGAACCATGTTAGTTACTGGAACGGGCGTAATTTCTGCTGGAACTGCCATTATCAGTACTTCAAATGGAATTTGGATTAAGCAGGGTGCGCCTGGTGCAGGTAGTTGGCAAAAATCATTATGGATACCACCTGTTGCTGATAAATCAATTAAAACAGTTAGTATATTCCCGGGAGCAATAAATGATGATGTGATGGCTATTGGCGATATAATTATTAATAAAGGAAATATAAAGTTTGACAGTAACACTAGCATATTAACTATTGCTGGAATGCGCTATAAAAAGCGTGATGGTTCATTTATCGAAATGCCATTAGTAAATGGTGTTGCTAGCACAGCATCAATTGCATTAACTGGTGAATATGATTATATTATGGCAGACTGTTCAGGAAGCTCTATTAATTTATATAAAGGAACGAAAACATATTTTTGGCAAGAAATAAACTTGCTTCCAGATGTATTTGTTTTATTATATAGCAACGCTGGTTTCTTACAATCGAGATACGCCAACGTAAACGAGCAAATTACTCCTAAAAGCGTACAAGTAGTTGAGAATGGAATTGAAATACAAGGTCAGAATGTAACTGTGAAGTATCTTCGCGCTGCTTTTCCAGGAACAAGTTGGGGGTTTCATGATTTAGCTGCACCTGTATCATTTACTTTATCTAATTATGAGTATCTTATTATGGAGATACCCATTGATAAAGTTAGTATTGGTGAGGCTGATATACAAGTTTATAAAGGAACCAAGGCTTATCCTTGGAACGAATCATTGTCATTTAATAAATCAACGTTACTAGGTAGAAATGGAACTGATTTGTATAGTCCACACCATCAAGTACAAAATGCAATTGATAAGCTTCAATCTTTTACAATAACGCGGACTGAAAAGGTTGTAAAGGTTGGCGGTACTATTGGAACAGATTGCGATTTCACAGATATAAATACAGCTTTAGACACAGTAAGTGGTACTTCGCTTTCAAAGGTTGTATTACGAGTTTTAAATGGTACTTATGATGTGTCAAGCGATGGACGTAATTATACTGGTATGAAAAACTATGTAGATATAATTGGTCAATCGCGTTCGGGCGTACAAATAGTGCGTAGAATGTCGAACTATAATGCAGTATATGCTACTTTTGACCCTGTGTATTATGGATCTGAAATTAATCGTGCTTCGCTTAGAAATATGACAATTATTTCTAATAATTGTAAATGCCCTGTACATATTGATGGTGATCAATTAAACGGAACAATTGAAGTTATTGATTGTGATCTAATCAATGAAAACCCCGCATCAAACGAGAATTATCAAAATGCTCTTGCATGCGGGTTAAGACAAAATCAGCACGTCATTGCAAGGGGTGTTCGCACAAACGGAACTTTATGGGCGCATAATTCAAATACACATTATTTAGGCGATGGCTGTAGTTTTGAATTGTATAACTGCATATCAAGATATATCCAAGTAGGCGATTTATTAAGTTATGGTAAAGATAAATTTATTGCAGAAGGTTGCCGAGCTGAATATCTAAAACTTAGATACTACAAGGATTATGGTGGACAATTGTCATATGTGGAACCTAGTTGGGAATTTCAGCTTCGTGGTAATAAAATAGAGCGAATACTCGCCACATATACTGACAACATCGAAGTCCCATTTTCTACAGGGGTATTTGGAGATTTATACGGTGGTAAATGGGGCATAGCTGACCCGTCAATTCATGCCTATTGTAAAAATACAAGCATGTCGGCTATCACACGGGGAACATTATTGACACTTGATTCGGCATCTGACATGGCGGGTGTAAAAGCCTGGTCATTTGGCAATAATCTGTATGGCGTAGCGTTAGATAATATGGCAATCGGTGATTTCGGAATTGTTCAGGATGGCGGCTTTGTTCCTATTAGTGCTGATGGTTCTACGTCGAACATTGCTTTTAATGATCCGTTGGAACTCAATAGTTCAGGTATCGCTGTAAAAAGAGTTTCTGGTGATATTGTTGGATATGCAAGAGCAGCAACGACAACCACAGGAACATTACAAGTTAAATTAGTTTAATTAGGCGCGTAAGCGTCTATTTTTTATGTCTAGGGGAGGGCGAGGCGTGAGTGAAATATTAACTAATATTGTAGCCACTATTGCGATTATTACCTTTGTTGCTGGTGTTGTCGCAGGAATTACAAAATACATAGTTGTTAATCCATTGCAAACAGCAATTAACGCACTAAATGATTCGGTTAAAGAGTTTAAAAAAATGCTTGATAGTATGAAACTTGATCAACAAGGAATTGACAAACGCCTGATAGTTGTTGAGCAAAGTTCAAAGTCTGCTCATCATAGGCTGGATAAATTGGAGGGATAGAAAATGGCGAAAATTTTCATAAATCAAGGACATGCACCAAATGGAGAACCGGATCCGGGGGCGGTTAATTCCGTTACAGGGCTACGTGAAAGTGACGTAGCCTTTTCTATTGGTAATCTAGTATCAAAGTACCTAAAGCGAATTGGATACGAAACGCAGGTAATGCAAAGTGATTCGTTAGAAGAAATATGTTCAGCAGCAAATAATTGGTCTGCGGATTTATTCATATCAATTCACTGTAATAGTGCAGCTGACGATTCAGCAAAAGGAACTGAATGCTGGGCATGTGCTGGTTCTGATGAAGGCGATAAGCTTGCAAACTGCATTGATGCTCAGATAGTCAATTCGATTAAGACTATTGACCGTGGCTTAAAAATCGCTACACCACACGTTAACGGGCTGTATGTGCTGACTAACACGAATATGGTTGCCTGCCTAGTTGAAACGGCTTTCATTAGCAATGCAGATGATGAGAAATTGTTAAGCGATTCTACAATGCAAGATCAGTTTGCTAGGGCAATCGCTAGAGGTGTAACTGATTATCTATCGAAAGGAGCCTGAATATGAGTACAGGAACAATTAAGATTGTCTTCGTCCACGGTAGCGGATTTGTAAGCGAAACAATAGAACGAGTTGAAGAATTTAAAGCCACGGTGAAAGAAGGATTTGTTCCTTCGCACTGTGGCATTATTGTTGATGACCATTTTCGTGAAGCTATAGCCAACGGGTTTGTTGAATCTGATGTAAATAAATATCCTGCTGAAATTGTTCGAGTGTATGAGCTTGATGTTTCGAGCATGGAGGCTGTCAGAGCTAAGTTTCAAGAACTGTCAGGCCGCGAATATGGCTATCGGGCATTATTTAACGGATTCCTATATACAATTGCAGGCATAGAGACAAATGGTGATGGTGAGGCTACTGGAGATTGTTCGGAAGATGATACTCGTATTATTCGTGCCGATAGGCCAGACTTTATTTCTGGTATTCCTGCTGATGATGTTACGCCTCTTATATTGATGGATAATATTATTCCGATTGCTAGATTGGTGCATCTTAATGCCTAACGAAATATATGGAGAAATCGACTTAATCCATCAAATTAATGCAAACACGTCAATAGAGATTGACCATGATACTGACAACAATACCATTGCAACGTTAGATTTAAGTATCAACAAAAATACAGGCGTTTCGTTGTCTAAAGATAATCACGGCAATACGAAAGCTACTCTGACCGTAAAAATATAAGGAGGTAGCTGATGAACATTCCCGAAATAGGGAGACAAATTTCACCTTATTTAATAAAATTAGCTGAATCGCCACCCGTACAAGCTGAAATTGAAGCTGTAAAGGCGGCGATTATTAGTATAGTCGAAAACCAATCTATATCAATTTTCACGCGCATAATGCGTTGGATTATAAAAAAAATTAAAGGAGACGATAAAATGGGAAATGTAAATATTACTGTAAAAAATAGCGAAGGCGTAGCTTTACAAGGGGTAGCAATCAGCTATGAAATTAGTGGAATTGGCACAACCACAACGTTGACAGATGTAAACGGCTTAGTTTCGGTGGCAGGACTTGCGGATGGTGCTTATAAATTTGTAGCTGCGTTAGTTGGCTATAACAGTGGAAAAGCTGAATTGACGGTTACAGAAGGGGCTACAGTGGAGGGAGTAATTACATTGGTCGCAACCGCGATTAATACCGTCGAGCAAACGATAGCTAGTGCTATCACAGCCGCAGAATCGAATACTACGACTACAGTTTCCGATGATTGGAAAACAATTAAAGCGGCTGCTGAAACTGCACTCTCTGGATTGTCTACCAGCGTAGCAAATTCAGACCTTACTTCCAGCACAGTACTAACGGACATTTATTCACAGATCACTACAGTAATTCAGACGGCAATTGGCAAAGTAGATGCCTACAAACATGAACTTATGGTTTCACGTCACAGTAAAGATTTTTGGGAGTGTGTATTGATTGACGCTAAACTTGCTGGTATCACAGTTTTTGAGTATTTTGTATCAAAAGAGATAAATAAAATAAAGTCCGAAATCGAATCAAAAATTGCCACATTCTAAACCCGTCGATTTCGACCAGTTTAAAAGTCCCTCAATCGGTTTATTCCGGTTGGGGGACTTTTTTTATTGCAGTAATTTTTCTATGTCTATAGAATGTAATATAAGTTATAACTAATTTTTTATAGATGAATTATCTTTATCATGATTTAATATTTCTACCCTTCTTTTTTCTATATGATAGTTAAGGCTTTCATGTGTCACAAAAGTTCCAAAATCAATTGGCAATGTTTTGCTATTATCATTAAATATCTTTGCAGCTATAATTTGACCAATCTTTGGGCGGTAATGACTTGTCTCATAATAATTGGTATCATCGTTAGTTATTGAATTATATCCTGAAAAATCCCAATAATCGACAATGCTCCCTAGTGACTGTAAAACTTTTAAATAATCATCAATATCTATCGAGTCTATCATTCTATGATTGTGTGGAGTAGTAAAAATTATGAGATTGATATTATTTTGTTTACAGATATTTACTATTTGCATAACGTCGTTTAGGTTTTCTTTCAAATGTTCATCTTTGACATCACGGTGCATAGCTTTATGAAAAGAAAGTTCATGTTCTACATAACTAGCAGGGCCTTTAATTAGTGCATTTTCTTTTGATTCTTGATGCCAACAACCAGTGGTATAATCTACTCGGGCATAATTAAAATCGTCTTGAACATTCTGCTTTATTTTACCAATTATACTTTCATAGGGAAATATGGTAAGATAGCTAACCTTATATTTAAGAAGACTAGTATTTATTACCTGAGGAGCATAACGAAGTAAGTAATTATCTGGGTTATATTTATATGTTGTTAACATTTCTAAAATATCAACTTGTAAATAGATGTTTTTAATAGTTCCTCCGTTGCTAAGAATAGACTTTATATTCTCCAAATTATCATACATCGTTCCTCCTGAGACGTAATAATTATAGAATTTTGCTTCTGGAATATACTTTTCGATAAAAGCCGGTTCGGTAGTACCTATTCTCGATGATCCAAACATGTATGAATTATATCGATTCATATTATACTTTAAAAACTCCGCTTTATTAAATCTGTCATTTTCTTGAAATTGTTTTGGTAAAATTTTTGTGTGAAATATGTTGTAAGGATCAACGATATAATTTGTTAGTATAATAACTATTGCTCCTAAAATGATAACAAAAACAAATTTTATATTGAATTGCTTATAAGTACTCATATATTTCTCCTTAAAATTGAAAGTAAAGAAATTCAGAAACGTTATTCAATTTAGTCAAAGCTGCTAAACAAAATGTGCTAATTAAAATTAGCCACGCAATTGATGGTTTGAAATTGCGTAATACTCTTTGACTATCTTCTATTGTAATGGCAAATATCAAAATAACTGCGATAATAACAATTTCCATTGACCCTGAAACTAAATACGGAAGATTTGCAAAGTGAACACCGAAATTTTTGAGGATAGTAAGTTTTATTTCATATTTAAATGGGAAAGTAACTCCTTGAGCTCCTAACATTGTAGCTGTTATCTGTAAAGCGTTTGAAACAGTACTGGATCGAAAGAATACCCAAGCAATGACTACACTAATAAAAGTAAATAACCATGCCAACAATTTCGGTAAAGAATATCCTGCTCTTATCCACAGGTGATTTATTACCAAGTAACAGCCATGCAGCCCTCCCCATATAACAAAAGTCCAGCCTGCCCCATGCCATAATCCGCCAAGTAGCATAGTTAGTAATAGGTTGCGAATTCGATTTATTTCACCATTTCTGTTACCTCCTAGAGGTATATACAAGTAGTTTTTTAGAAATGCAGATAAAGTAATATGCCATCTACGCCAAAAATCAATAATCGATGTCGCTTTATACGGCGAATTAAAATTAATTGGTAGCGAAAGATTAAACATGAGTCCCAACCCAATAGCCATTTCAGAGTAACCGGAAAAGTCAAAGTATAATTGCAAAGTATATCCTATTGCTCCAGTCCATGCCTCAATAAAACTTACCTTATCGGCATTATTAAATACGACGTTAACCCACGGTGCCAATTGGTCCGCAATTATAACTTTTTTAAATAAACCCATACTAAACATAGATATTCCTAATGCCATATTCTTTTGTGAAAAAACAAAATTTTTCAACTTAGAGAACTGCGGTATCATATCTTTATGATATAAAATAGGCCCAGCTATTAGGTGAGGAAATACCGTTACAAACAGGCTATATGTAAGTAAACTATATTTTTGAGTTTCACCACGATAAGCATCTACTAAATAAGCAATTTGGGTAAAAGTAAAAAATGAGATACCTAGGGGTAACGTTATTTTGGGAATAAAAAGTGAAGTGCCAAGTATATCATTAAAAGACTGCATGAAGAAGGCAGCGTATTTAAAGTAACCTAATAAAAATAAATTTGCTAAAATAGCAAAAGCGAGTAAATGTTTATTTCGTGTTTTTTCTATAAAGGAACCAATCGTATAGTTAAATGCTATTGAACCCAGTATTAGCGGTAAATATCTTATGTCCCAATATGAATAGAACACTAACGAAGCAATAACAAGTGAAACTGTCGCAAGTTTGGTCAATTTAAATTTTGCTAACATGAAATAAACTAATAATGCAATTGGTAAAAAGACAAAAATAAATTCGTATGAATTAAATAACATAACATCACCTCGGAAATTTTACTATATTATGACATTATACATTGTTTTCTCTAAAAAAACATATTATTTTATCAATTTAAATATATCTTGATCAAAATGCCGATGATTTTATGGTAAGAGAAAAATATTAATAAGGTAGAAAAATGTTTTTTAGACCTTCAACTATTTTGATGGAAAATTTAAGTGTTAGATCGTATCAATATATGAAGCCAAGGTAAAGACATAAGAGGTGGTACTATTTCAATCCGAGCAAACGCTAGAACGCATAAGAAAAGCCGTTGGTGTGTTGACCAACGGCGTGAAACAAGCGAAGATAAAGATTGAGATTAAAAGATAAAAATTGTTATACTACTTTTGATTTTTCTGTTAACGCAACATGCGGTTTATCTTTAGCGTAAAAATAATTATTGCGATATTCTTCGGTATTAACACAATCAGCGCAAATAAATTCACAGTCTGCCTTGAGAGCAGTAATAGCAGGAAATTTATCGTTATGTTTATTATTGTTCTCTTCAATTATGTGGTTCAAATTTTGAATGTCCACTTTTTGTGGTTGCTTGCATATTGCGCACTGAACAATAGTTTCGTTTGCCATATCTTAGACCTTCTTTTCTATAATGTTTTTTTACCTTAGTTATAAAATACTGCGTCTGAGATAATATTCCTGCCTGCAGCAAGAAGCCTCCAACTATTTTGCTGGAAGTTTTAAATATCATAACGACTATCTCATATGCTTTTTTACTATACAGCCCACACGACTGCGTAATGGCTATAGCAACGTCAATGATTTCTGCCCCTTCACGATAATGCTTGTCCATGGCAAATGTGAAGTATTTTCATTTTCCTTCATATAAATATCCTCCTCATATTGCTGAAATTCATTAGTACCAATTCGTAATTATTGCAAAAGCTCCAATTCCTGGAACATTAAAGAGGGGGCGCATCAGCGGTTCGAGTAGCACGCCGATGAAATGAACAATACCCAGTCCCATGAGGATTTCAGATAAGATAAAAAAGGGAAGGAGTGCGGGAAATACGACATTCCACCATAAATTAAGGCCCATGACAGCGGAGTCAAAGGTATCCTTCGGATATTCCACCATGGCAATAGTCATAAAACAAGCGGAGAATGCCACTAAATAGGGCAATAACTTCATGAAAAAATCCCTCCTCTATCTGAACCAGGCATGTAATATATATATATTGATAGCCTGGATTGGATATAACTAAAAGCTGACAGTGAAGTGTTAAACAGGAGGGGTAGGTAGTCATGAAGGCGAAAGTTGGTTTAGCGCTGGGTTCCGGTGGACTGAGGGGGCTTGCCCATATTGGTGTATTGAAAGTTTTGGTGCGAGAAAAGGTACCCATTGATATGATCGCGGGTTGTAGCATTGGCAGTTTAATTGGTGCGTTATTTTGTTCGGGTATGGACCTTGATATGATGGCCAAGCTTAGCAGGCATTTGAATCGCAGTTACTGGCTGGATTTCGTTGTTCCCAAACTAGGTATTGTGGCTGGTGATAAATTGCTTGAAATAGTACGTGTACTGACCAAACGCCAGTCTTTTGAACAACTGAAAATCCCACTAGCTGTTGTCGCGACAGACCTTACGAACTGTCGGGAAGAAATTTTCAAGACAGGTGATATTGCTGACGCTGTGCGAGCCAGCATTTCCATACCTGGTATTTTTGTCCCCTATGTGCTTGGAAGTCGCTTATTTGTAGACGGAGCCGTGCTAAATCCGACGCCCATTGATGTCGTCAAGCAAATGGGAGCCGATATTGTCATTGCTGTCGATCTTGTTCATTCCAATAGCGTCTGTAGTTTGACGAATATGTTTGATGTTATCTTACAATCTATTGATATGATGGAACGAGAAATTTTTAAACACAGGCAGCAACATTGCAATTTGGTCATTCGCCCGGAGCTGTCGCATATTCCACCTAGTGATTTTGAAGCTGCCAATGAATGTATTGTAGCAGGTGAAAAAGCGGCACAAGCGGCAGTGGATCAAATCAAAGAATTACTTGTTGATAAGTAAGGTCACCTTAATGGATATATAAGGGAGATCGTATAAAATCTTGATTTCCTGGTTGCCAATGATTTGTAGGAAGACATAATCCGTGTAAATTACTTGCGTGGATATCTAAGGCTAACATTTTTTCGAGGGGAGATTGGGGCTTATCAAGGGAGTGGCTGTTTAAAAAATGGGCCGTTTTTACAATAGCCGGTAGTGAACTTGATTGCTCCATTTTTTTTAGTAGTGCCCGTCCACGTTCGTTAAAAGCGAGCACTCTTGCGTATAAGGGTCCACTTTCATCAAAGGCCAGAAGTTCTTTATTAGTTACGTGCAGGAGGGTGTATAATAAAATGCGCTTAATTTTTGCTGGCGCATAGCGCTTCGATACAATACCTGCCAGCAGGGAGTTCCAGTCTGTTGCAGCAAGGGCAGCGCGTTTTATTTTATGATGAATACCTTCGATCATTTCAGCTTGCAGCGCAAGTTCATCTAAGGAACATTGGCGGAGTGACGTTACAATAGGTTTGGCCAAGGCATTGAGTGTGGCAGGGCCTTGTTGATGCTGTAAGCCTTGTTGAAGTAAGTCAAAAGTAGCTACAGGCATGGCTGCTTTGATAGAAGAAAACGGGACTTCATCGACGATGGCTTTACGAATGGCTGTGGCACTGGCACAAGGCTTGGAAAGCGTTTTATCATGATAGGCAGCACCTTGGCGATTGACTAAGAGTGGCGCTAACTGTGGCGCAAAATCATGAAGAGCACGTAAATATTCAATAGCTAAAATATTATTTGGTGACAGTTTGGCTCCTGTAACCGATTGAATCATTTCAGTTAAGATGGAGGCATAGGATCGACCTGTTTGGCGCATTCTTAATTTAAGACTGGCAATTGTCTCTGGTTTATTTGTCAACTGGGCAGCTTGCATGAGCTTTGTTAGCTGCGTTTCTTCAGCGCCGAAACAGATGTGACTAACGCAGCCGAGTGCTTGCAGCAACTTAATGGCACCTGCTGAAAAATATTGCGCACTGCGCAAGGAAAAAACGATTGGGAGTTCTAAGACCAAGTCGACTCCTGAGGCAATGGCCATATGGGCACGATACCACTTGTCAATAATAGCCGGCTCACCCCGTTGAACGAAAGAACCGCTCATGACAGCAATGACGTCTTCTTGCTGAGATAAACGCCGAGCTTCTTTGATGTGAAATTCGTGACCGTAATGAAAGGGATTATATTCAACAATAATACCGACAGCTCCCATATAAACGGGGCCTCCTTTTCTCTAAATAGGGTATGTCTATTATAACAGATGAAAGAGAAGAAATTATACTGACTGCTGTAAAAAGTAAAGCTAACGGGAAAAGGAAAAATTCCTTTTATGTCGAAGAATATATAGTTAGGTTCTAAATTATGTTTTATGTGTATTATTTTTAAGGAGGATTTTCATGAAAATATTAGTTGTAAATTGTGGAAGCTCGTCGATTAAATATCAATTGGTTGATATGAAAGACGAATCAGTTGTAGCCAAAGGACTTGTCGAAAGAATTGGCATGGAAGGATCCGTGCTTACCCATCAGCCAACTGGTCATGATAAAGTTGTTATTAAGACAGATATGCCGACTCATACAGTGGGCATTAAGCTTGTTCTGGGTGCCTTTGTCAATCCTGATTATGGTGTCATTAAAAGTATGGATGAAATTGGAGCTGTTGGACATCGTGTCGTTCACGGCGGTGAAAAATTCTCGGCCTCTGTTCTGATTACGCCTGATGTTATGCATGGCATTGAAGAATGCATTGATATGGCGCCATTACATAATCCGCCAAATATTGCAGGTATTAATGCTTGTAAAGAAGTAATGCCTAATGTACCTCATGTGGCTGTCTTTGATACGGCTTTTCATCAAACGATGCCAAAATATAGTTTCCTTTATGGTCTGCCTTATGATGCCTATATTAAATATGGTCTACGTCGGTATGGATTCCATGGTACGTCACACAAGTTTGTTTCACAGCGTGCAGCTGCTATGCTTGGCAAGCCGATGAGTGAACTCAAAATGATCACTTGCCATTTAGGTAATGGTTCCAGTGTTGCTG
This genomic interval carries:
- a CDS encoding N-acetylmuramoyl-L-alanine amidase family protein, whose product is MAKIFINQGHAPNGEPDPGAVNSVTGLRESDVAFSIGNLVSKYLKRIGYETQVMQSDSLEEICSAANNWSADLFISIHCNSAADDSAKGTECWACAGSDEGDKLANCIDAQIVNSIKTIDRGLKIATPHVNGLYVLTNTNMVACLVETAFISNADDEKLLSDSTMQDQFARAIARGVTDYLSKGA
- a CDS encoding carboxypeptidase-like regulatory domain-containing protein, whose protein sequence is MNIPEIGRQISPYLIKLAESPPVQAEIEAVKAAIISIVENQSISIFTRIMRWIIKKIKGDDKMGNVNITVKNSEGVALQGVAISYEISGIGTTTTLTDVNGLVSVAGLADGAYKFVAALVGYNSGKAELTVTEGATVEGVITLVATAINTVEQTIASAITAAESNTTTTVSDDWKTIKAAAETALSGLSTSVANSDLTSSTVLTDIYSQITTVIQTAIGKVDAYKHELMVSRHSKDFWECVLIDAKLAGITVFEYFVSKEINKIKSEIESKIATF
- a CDS encoding MBOAT family O-acyltransferase, translating into MLFNSYEFIFVFLPIALLVYFMLAKFKLTKLATVSLVIASLVFYSYWDIRYLPLILGSIAFNYTIGSFIEKTRNKHLLAFAILANLFLLGYFKYAAFFMQSFNDILGTSLFIPKITLPLGISFFTFTQIAYLVDAYRGETQKYSLLTYSLFVTVFPHLIAGPILYHKDMIPQFSKLKNFVFSQKNMALGISMFSMGLFKKVIIADQLAPWVNVVFNNADKVSFIEAWTGAIGYTLQLYFDFSGYSEMAIGLGLMFNLSLPINFNSPYKATSIIDFWRRWHITLSAFLKNYLYIPLGGNRNGEINRIRNLLLTMLLGGLWHGAGWTFVIWGGLHGCYLVINHLWIRAGYSLPKLLAWLFTFISVVIAWVFFRSSTVSNALQITATMLGAQGVTFPFKYEIKLTILKNFGVHFANLPYLVSGSMEIVIIAVILIFAITIEDSQRVLRNFKPSIAWLILISTFCLAALTKLNNVSEFLYFQF
- a CDS encoding nucleoside recognition domain-containing protein — its product is MKLLPYLVAFSACFMTIAMVEYPKDTFDSAVMGLNLWWNVVFPALLPFFILSEILMGLGIVHFIGVLLEPLMRPLFNVPGIGAFAIITNWY
- a CDS encoding patatin-like phospholipase family protein, translated to MKAKVGLALGSGGLRGLAHIGVLKVLVREKVPIDMIAGCSIGSLIGALFCSGMDLDMMAKLSRHLNRSYWLDFVVPKLGIVAGDKLLEIVRVLTKRQSFEQLKIPLAVVATDLTNCREEIFKTGDIADAVRASISIPGIFVPYVLGSRLFVDGAVLNPTPIDVVKQMGADIVIAVDLVHSNSVCSLTNMFDVILQSIDMMEREIFKHRQQHCNLVIRPELSHIPPSDFEAANECIVAGEKAAQAAVDQIKELLVDK
- a CDS encoding nucleotidyltransferase; amino-acid sequence: MGAVGIIVEYNPFHYGHEFHIKEARRLSQQEDVIAVMSGSFVQRGEPAIIDKWYRAHMAIASGVDLVLELPIVFSLRSAQYFSAGAIKLLQALGCVSHICFGAEETQLTKLMQAAQLTNKPETIASLKLRMRQTGRSYASILTEMIQSVTGAKLSPNNILAIEYLRALHDFAPQLAPLLVNRQGAAYHDKTLSKPCASATAIRKAIVDEVPFSSIKAAMPVATFDLLQQGLQHQQGPATLNALAKPIVTSLRQCSLDELALQAEMIEGIHHKIKRAALAATDWNSLLAGIVSKRYAPAKIKRILLYTLLHVTNKELLAFDESGPLYARVLAFNERGRALLKKMEQSSSLPAIVKTAHFLNSHSLDKPQSPLEKMLALDIHASNLHGLCLPTNHWQPGNQDFIRSPLYIH
- a CDS encoding acetate/propionate family kinase, producing MKILVVNCGSSSIKYQLVDMKDESVVAKGLVERIGMEGSVLTHQPTGHDKVVIKTDMPTHTVGIKLVLGAFVNPDYGVIKSMDEIGAVGHRVVHGGEKFSASVLITPDVMHGIEECIDMAPLHNPPNIAGINACKEVMPNVPHVAVFDTAFHQTMPKYSFLYGLPYDAYIKYGLRRYGFHGTSHKFVSQRAAAMLGKPMSELKMITCHLGNGSSVAAVKNGKCMDTSMGFTPLEGLVMGTRSGVIDPAIIPFLMKKAHMTGDEVDSYLNKKSGVLGISGVSSDFRDIEEAYHEGNERAGLALDIFAYKVRKYIGSYAAAMGGVDVIVFTAGLGENSATMREKICENLEFLGVFIDHEKNQVRGKETNLSAQNAKVQVLLIPTNEELMIARDTNEICNPLKK